A single window of Nicotiana sylvestris chromosome 5, ASM39365v2, whole genome shotgun sequence DNA harbors:
- the LOC104238997 gene encoding pullulanase 1, chloroplastic isoform X2, translating into MNCQSLVKCQLAVAIFNSDGRCASATGLQLPGILDELFSYTGPLGAVCDTEAVSLYLWAPTAQAVRALIYKSPSETDPVEIVQLKELKGVWSAKGPRHWEGCYYVYEVSVYHHSTLRIEKCVSNDPYARGLSADGKRTLLVNLVSDDVKPEGWDNLQDEKPDLLSFSDISLYELHVRDFSANDPTVPHEFQGGYLAFTLQDSAGVKHLKRLSSAGITHVHLLPTFQFAGVEDEKHKWKHVDIEKLNSFPPDSEEQQALITAIQNEDGYNWGYNPVIWGVPKGSYASNANGPCRIIEFRKMVQALNRIGLRVVLDVVYNHINASGHFDDFSVLDKIVPGYYLRRNADGGIEHSTCVNNTASEHFMVERLILDDLKCWAVHFKIDGFRFDLMGHIMKRTMVKAKSLLNSLSKDKNGVDGPSIYIYGEGWDFGEVANNGRGINASQFNLFGSGIGSFNDRIRDALLGGSPFGHPLHQGFVTGLYLEPNGHDLGDKANVERMLAVSKDHIQVGMAANLKDFVLTNCDGEEVKGSEVFLHDRKPVGYASSPIETVNYVSAHDNETLFDIISLKTPKDISVEERCRMNHLATSVIALSQGIPFFHSGDEMLRSKSIDRDSYNSGDWFNRLDFSYNSNNWGVGLPPKEKNEWNWPLIKPRLADPSYKPQKSHILAAVENFSNLMQIRYSSPLFRLRTANSIQERVRFHNTGPSWIPGLIVMSIEDGHPGVPGLSQLDPIYSYIVVIINPDPTDVSFANPALRARSLQLHPIQMNSTDDVVKNSTYDASSGCFNVPARTTSVFVEPR; encoded by the exons ATGAACTGCCAAAGTTTAGTCAAGTGCCAATTAGCTGTTGCTATCTTCAATT CTGATGGAAGATGTGCAAGTGCTACTGGATTGCAGTTACCTGGTATTCTTGATGAGTTATTCTCCTATACCGGGCCCCTCGGTGCTGTTTGTGATACTGAAGCTGTCTCTCTCTACCTTTGGGCACCAACTGCTCAA GCGGTGCGAGCTCTCATTTATAAGAGTCCATCAGAGACTGACCCAGTAGAAATTGTTCAGCTCAAGGAGCTAAAAGGCGTTTGGAGTGCTAAGGGGCCAAGACATTGGGAGGGTTGCTACTATGTTTATGAAGTGTCTGTTTACCATCATAGCACCTTGCGGATTGAGAAATGTGTGAGCAATGATCCGTATGCCAGAGG TCTCTCTGCTGATGGCAAACGGACATTATTAGTTAATCTTGTTTCTGATGATGTAAAACCTGAAGGATGGGATAATCTACAAGATGAGAAACCAGATCTTCTTTCCTTTTCCGATATCAGCCTATATGAGCTGCATGTTAGAGATTTCAG TGCCAATGACCCTACTGTGCCTCATGAATTTCAGGGTGGTTATCTTGCCTTCACATTGCAG GACTCAGCTGGTGTCAAACACTTAAAAAGATTATCAAGTGCTGGTATCACTCATGTCCATCTGCTACCAACCTTTCAATTTGCCGGTGTTGAAGATGAGAAACATAAATGGAAGCATGTAG ATATCGAGAAGCTCAACTCTTTTCCACCAGATTCTGAGGAGCAGCAGGCCCTTATCACAGCCATCCAAAATGAAGATGGGTATAATTGGGG GTATAATCCTGTTATTTGGGGAGTTCCAAAGGGAAGCTACGCTAGTAATGCAAATGGTCCTTGTCGTATCATTGAGTTTCGGAAAATGGTGCAG GCACTTAATCGTATTGGTCTACGTGTTGTATTGGATGTTGTTTACAATCATATTAATGCAAGTGGTCACTTTGATGACTTCTCTGTTCTAGACAAG ATTGTTCCAGGTTACTATCTAAGAAGAAATGCTGATGGTGGTATTGAACATAGCACATGCGTAAACAATACTGCCAGTGAGCATTTCATGGTTGAGCGCTTAATTCTTGACGACCTCAAGTGCTGGGCAGTTCATTTTAAG ATTGATGGATTTCGGTTTGACCTGATGGGTCATATAATGAAGCGTACAATG GtgaaggcaaagtcattgctgAATAGCTTGTCAAAAGATAAAAATGGCGTAGATGGACCAAGTATTTATAT ATATGGTGAAGGATGGGATTTTGGTGAAGTGGCAAACAACGGACGTGGGATAAATGCATCGCAATTCAACCTTTTTGGATCTGGAATTGGGAG CTTCAATGATCGCATTCGGGATGCTCTGCTGGGTGGATCACCTTTTGGTCATCCTCTACACCAAGGTTTTGTAACTGGCCTTTATTTGGAG CCTAATGGTCATGATCTTGGTGATAAAGCCAATGTAGAACGTATGCTTGCTGTGTCGAAGGATCACATTCAG GTTGGAATGGCTGCAAACTTAAAGGATTTTGTGCTAACCAACTGTGATGGTGAAGAG GTGAAAGGATCTGAAGTGTTTTTGCATGATAGGAAGCCAGTTGGATATGCTTCTTCTCCCATTGAAACA GTTAACTATGTGTCTGCTCATGACAATGAGACACTGTTCGACATCATTAGTCTTAAG ACTCCAAAGGACATTTCTGTGGAGGAGAGATGCAGGATGAACCACTTAGCGACCAGTGTAATAGCTCTGTCTCAG GGAATACCTTTTTTCCACTCTGGAGATGAAATGCTGCGCTCAAAATCAATAGACCGTGATTCTTACAACTCCGGTGATTGGTTCAACAG GCTGGATTTTAGCTACAACTCTAACAACTGGGGTGTTGGTCTCCCTCCGAAAGAGAAGAATGAATGGAACTGGCCACT AATCAAACCCAGACTAGCAGATCCATCCTACAAGCCTCAGAAAAGTCATATCCTTGCAGCTGTTGAAAATTTTTCgaaccttatgcaaataagatACTCCTCACCACTCTTCCGGCTAAGGACGGCCAATTCTATCCAG GAAAGAGTACGATTTCATAATACTGGTCCGTCATGGATTCCTGGTCTTATAGTAATGAGCATTGAAGATGGCCATCCGGGAGTTCCAGGGCTTTCTCAATTGGATCCAAT TTATTCCTATATAGTTGTCATCATTAATCCCGACCCGACTGATGTCTCATTTGCCAATCCTGCACTAAGAGCAAGATCTCTTCAATTGCATCCAATACAG ATGAACTCAACTGATGATGTTGTTAAGAACTCAACATATGATGCATCCTCGGGTTGCTTTAATGTGCCTGCCAGGACAACTTCTGTGTTTGTTGAACCTCGGTAG
- the LOC104238997 gene encoding pullulanase 1, chloroplastic isoform X1, protein MSAALLSYAPLSPISAPSESTRFLLPTHHKRLRLSSLTRYRPGLKLGTSRPLTLRCSSTMHQSSTPSSCSQDSLFYSRAFWVSRSIIAWNVGAGEGECYLYASRNAALCVADGEIQGHDVKIKLEQTNYGLSQQVVEKFPHIRDYTAFEVPATMNCQSLVKCQLAVAIFNSDGRCASATGLQLPGILDELFSYTGPLGAVCDTEAVSLYLWAPTAQAVRALIYKSPSETDPVEIVQLKELKGVWSAKGPRHWEGCYYVYEVSVYHHSTLRIEKCVSNDPYARGLSADGKRTLLVNLVSDDVKPEGWDNLQDEKPDLLSFSDISLYELHVRDFSANDPTVPHEFQGGYLAFTLQDSAGVKHLKRLSSAGITHVHLLPTFQFAGVEDEKHKWKHVDIEKLNSFPPDSEEQQALITAIQNEDGYNWGYNPVIWGVPKGSYASNANGPCRIIEFRKMVQALNRIGLRVVLDVVYNHINASGHFDDFSVLDKIVPGYYLRRNADGGIEHSTCVNNTASEHFMVERLILDDLKCWAVHFKIDGFRFDLMGHIMKRTMVKAKSLLNSLSKDKNGVDGPSIYIYGEGWDFGEVANNGRGINASQFNLFGSGIGSFNDRIRDALLGGSPFGHPLHQGFVTGLYLEPNGHDLGDKANVERMLAVSKDHIQVGMAANLKDFVLTNCDGEEVKGSEVFLHDRKPVGYASSPIETVNYVSAHDNETLFDIISLKTPKDISVEERCRMNHLATSVIALSQGIPFFHSGDEMLRSKSIDRDSYNSGDWFNRLDFSYNSNNWGVGLPPKEKNEWNWPLIKPRLADPSYKPQKSHILAAVENFSNLMQIRYSSPLFRLRTANSIQERVRFHNTGPSWIPGLIVMSIEDGHPGVPGLSQLDPIYSYIVVIINPDPTDVSFANPALRARSLQLHPIQMNSTDDVVKNSTYDASSGCFNVPARTTSVFVEPR, encoded by the exons ATGTCTGCAGCTTTACTTTCATACGCTCCACTCTCTCCCATTTCCGCTCCTTCCGAGTCCACTCGGTTCCTTCTTCCAACTCATCACAAGAGGCTGCGACTGAGTTCTCTGACTCGGTACCGACCCGGTCTCAAATTAGGAACTTCTCGTCCTTTAACTCTTCGGTGCTCCTCAACTATGCACCAATCTTCAACCCCTTCTTCATGTTCTCAG GATAGTCTATTCTATAGCAGAGCATTTTGGGTTAGCAGATCAATAATTGCATGGAATGTGGGTGCTGGAGAGGGTGAATGCTACTTATATGCTAGTAGAAATGCTGCATTATGTGTTGCTGATGGTGAAATTCAAG GCCATGATGTGAAAATCAAACTTGAACAGACAAATTATGGACTTTCACAGCAG GTAGTTGAAAAATTTCCTCATATTCGAGATTATACAGCATTTGAAGTCCCTGCAACTATGAACTGCCAAAGTTTAGTCAAGTGCCAATTAGCTGTTGCTATCTTCAATT CTGATGGAAGATGTGCAAGTGCTACTGGATTGCAGTTACCTGGTATTCTTGATGAGTTATTCTCCTATACCGGGCCCCTCGGTGCTGTTTGTGATACTGAAGCTGTCTCTCTCTACCTTTGGGCACCAACTGCTCAA GCGGTGCGAGCTCTCATTTATAAGAGTCCATCAGAGACTGACCCAGTAGAAATTGTTCAGCTCAAGGAGCTAAAAGGCGTTTGGAGTGCTAAGGGGCCAAGACATTGGGAGGGTTGCTACTATGTTTATGAAGTGTCTGTTTACCATCATAGCACCTTGCGGATTGAGAAATGTGTGAGCAATGATCCGTATGCCAGAGG TCTCTCTGCTGATGGCAAACGGACATTATTAGTTAATCTTGTTTCTGATGATGTAAAACCTGAAGGATGGGATAATCTACAAGATGAGAAACCAGATCTTCTTTCCTTTTCCGATATCAGCCTATATGAGCTGCATGTTAGAGATTTCAG TGCCAATGACCCTACTGTGCCTCATGAATTTCAGGGTGGTTATCTTGCCTTCACATTGCAG GACTCAGCTGGTGTCAAACACTTAAAAAGATTATCAAGTGCTGGTATCACTCATGTCCATCTGCTACCAACCTTTCAATTTGCCGGTGTTGAAGATGAGAAACATAAATGGAAGCATGTAG ATATCGAGAAGCTCAACTCTTTTCCACCAGATTCTGAGGAGCAGCAGGCCCTTATCACAGCCATCCAAAATGAAGATGGGTATAATTGGGG GTATAATCCTGTTATTTGGGGAGTTCCAAAGGGAAGCTACGCTAGTAATGCAAATGGTCCTTGTCGTATCATTGAGTTTCGGAAAATGGTGCAG GCACTTAATCGTATTGGTCTACGTGTTGTATTGGATGTTGTTTACAATCATATTAATGCAAGTGGTCACTTTGATGACTTCTCTGTTCTAGACAAG ATTGTTCCAGGTTACTATCTAAGAAGAAATGCTGATGGTGGTATTGAACATAGCACATGCGTAAACAATACTGCCAGTGAGCATTTCATGGTTGAGCGCTTAATTCTTGACGACCTCAAGTGCTGGGCAGTTCATTTTAAG ATTGATGGATTTCGGTTTGACCTGATGGGTCATATAATGAAGCGTACAATG GtgaaggcaaagtcattgctgAATAGCTTGTCAAAAGATAAAAATGGCGTAGATGGACCAAGTATTTATAT ATATGGTGAAGGATGGGATTTTGGTGAAGTGGCAAACAACGGACGTGGGATAAATGCATCGCAATTCAACCTTTTTGGATCTGGAATTGGGAG CTTCAATGATCGCATTCGGGATGCTCTGCTGGGTGGATCACCTTTTGGTCATCCTCTACACCAAGGTTTTGTAACTGGCCTTTATTTGGAG CCTAATGGTCATGATCTTGGTGATAAAGCCAATGTAGAACGTATGCTTGCTGTGTCGAAGGATCACATTCAG GTTGGAATGGCTGCAAACTTAAAGGATTTTGTGCTAACCAACTGTGATGGTGAAGAG GTGAAAGGATCTGAAGTGTTTTTGCATGATAGGAAGCCAGTTGGATATGCTTCTTCTCCCATTGAAACA GTTAACTATGTGTCTGCTCATGACAATGAGACACTGTTCGACATCATTAGTCTTAAG ACTCCAAAGGACATTTCTGTGGAGGAGAGATGCAGGATGAACCACTTAGCGACCAGTGTAATAGCTCTGTCTCAG GGAATACCTTTTTTCCACTCTGGAGATGAAATGCTGCGCTCAAAATCAATAGACCGTGATTCTTACAACTCCGGTGATTGGTTCAACAG GCTGGATTTTAGCTACAACTCTAACAACTGGGGTGTTGGTCTCCCTCCGAAAGAGAAGAATGAATGGAACTGGCCACT AATCAAACCCAGACTAGCAGATCCATCCTACAAGCCTCAGAAAAGTCATATCCTTGCAGCTGTTGAAAATTTTTCgaaccttatgcaaataagatACTCCTCACCACTCTTCCGGCTAAGGACGGCCAATTCTATCCAG GAAAGAGTACGATTTCATAATACTGGTCCGTCATGGATTCCTGGTCTTATAGTAATGAGCATTGAAGATGGCCATCCGGGAGTTCCAGGGCTTTCTCAATTGGATCCAAT TTATTCCTATATAGTTGTCATCATTAATCCCGACCCGACTGATGTCTCATTTGCCAATCCTGCACTAAGAGCAAGATCTCTTCAATTGCATCCAATACAG ATGAACTCAACTGATGATGTTGTTAAGAACTCAACATATGATGCATCCTCGGGTTGCTTTAATGTGCCTGCCAGGACAACTTCTGTGTTTGTTGAACCTCGGTAG